One Thermodesulfobacteriota bacterium DNA segment encodes these proteins:
- the gdhA gene encoding NADP-specific glutamate dehydrogenase: MSDIMQVIKNKDPQEREFHQAVSEVMESVKPVLDQNPVYRQAKIPERIVEPERVILFRVPWMDDQGEAQVNRGFRIEMNSAIGPYKGGLRFHPSVNLGILKFLAFEQVFKNALTTLPMGGGKGGSDFDPKGKSDNEVMRFCHSFMCELFRHIGANTDVPAGDIGVGAREIGYLFGMYKKLRNEFTGILTGKGLNWGGSLIRPEATGFGSVYFAAEMLATKNKTLENMTCLVSGSGNVAQFTAEKLLELGAKVVTLSDSSGYIYDESGIDEKKLEYVKMLKNVRRGRIGEYAEKYSSAVYTPVDPANDHNPLWNHKADCAFPSATQNEINEKDARNLVNNGVMLVCEGANMPTEPEGIDIFLGNKLLYGPGKAANAGGVSVSGLEMTQNSMRLSWTREEVDDRLKIIMKSIHQTCLDAAEQYGTPGNYVNGANIAGFVKVVDAMMDQGLV, from the coding sequence ATGTCAGACATCATGCAAGTAATAAAAAACAAAGATCCCCAGGAAAGAGAGTTTCATCAGGCAGTAAGCGAAGTCATGGAATCGGTAAAACCGGTTCTGGATCAAAATCCTGTTTATCGGCAGGCAAAGATACCTGAAAGGATTGTTGAACCGGAACGGGTGATTTTATTTCGTGTACCATGGATGGATGATCAGGGAGAAGCGCAGGTCAACAGGGGCTTTCGTATAGAAATGAACAGCGCCATAGGCCCTTACAAGGGAGGGCTGCGTTTCCATCCGTCTGTTAATCTTGGCATTCTAAAGTTTCTCGCGTTTGAACAGGTTTTTAAAAATGCGCTGACCACACTGCCCATGGGTGGGGGGAAAGGCGGATCGGATTTTGACCCCAAAGGAAAATCGGATAACGAGGTGATGCGATTTTGCCACAGTTTTATGTGTGAGCTTTTTCGCCACATTGGGGCGAACACCGATGTGCCTGCAGGCGATATAGGTGTCGGAGCAAGGGAAATCGGTTATCTGTTTGGGATGTATAAAAAATTGAGAAACGAATTTACCGGCATACTAACCGGTAAGGGTCTCAACTGGGGAGGAAGCCTTATACGACCGGAAGCCACCGGTTTTGGTTCAGTTTACTTTGCTGCCGAAATGCTTGCTACCAAGAATAAAACACTGGAAAACATGACATGTCTGGTTTCCGGATCAGGAAACGTCGCTCAGTTTACTGCAGAAAAGCTTTTGGAGCTCGGGGCCAAAGTGGTGACTTTATCGGATTCTTCCGGGTACATTTATGATGAAAGCGGGATAGATGAAAAAAAGCTTGAATATGTAAAGATGCTCAAGAACGTAAGAAGAGGAAGGATTGGAGAATATGCCGAGAAGTATTCTTCCGCTGTTTATACTCCGGTTGACCCTGCAAACGATCATAATCCTCTATGGAACCATAAAGCAGATTGTGCTTTTCCCAGTGCCACACAGAATGAAATCAATGAAAAAGATGCCCGGAATCTGGTTAACAATGGTGTTATGCTGGTATGCGAAGGGGCAAATATGCCGACAGAACCGGAAGGCATAGATATTTTCCTTGGCAACAAGCTTCTCTATGGCCCCGGGAAGGCGGCAAATGCAGGCGGTGTTTCTGTTTCCGGTCTGGAAATGACCCAAAACAGCATGCGACTGTCCTGGACCCGTGAGGAGGTGGACGACCGGCTGAAGATAATCATGAAGAGTATTCACCAAACCTGCCTGGATGCGGCAGAACAATACGGTACCCCCGGCAACTACGTTAATGGTGCCAACATTGCCGGTTTTGTTAAAGTGGTGGATGCCATGATGGACCAGGGACTGGTTTGA